A single genomic interval of Anopheles marshallii chromosome 2, idAnoMarsDA_429_01, whole genome shotgun sequence harbors:
- the LOC128707990 gene encoding CDP-diacylglycerol--glycerol-3-phosphate 3-phosphatidyltransferase, mitochondrial, which translates to MSVIDFLLSWQIILQPLLKMIRRLFSTLIADYPPAGEFLPSAPHPSNRQPSGGGADVVPPAFRTNSLQSLSWLHAISPCFPVSGDCIEVIREPSTFYNTLLDKCSVASRRIMLASLYLGTGNLETQLVAAIHENLRNNVQLKVDVLLDFTRGTRGVRNSQTTLMPLVEETDNFRLSLYHTPVLRGLTKRLAPPRWNELLGIQHMKLYLVDDTVIISGANLSNDYFTNRQDRYVMIEDRRLADFYANFLSKVQEFSLTVGRDGATRMHDTWTMLPYKCAQLEFATEARDRIRTYFRSVMEEQRAVCEREDAQQADTWIFPLIEMGQLGIHHDSLATKQLLSGCLAGSQLRLATGYFNLTETYMNTLTNDCQAQCNILMAHPNANGFLGAKGPAGGIPAAYSLLARKFLEMLKSSGQSHRVELLEYERAGWTYHAKGLWYYLPDSPLPNVTLIGSSNLGERSVNRDLEAQVCVVTNNANLQRKLETEYQNLLQHAATAETELINRPVPRWVRAVVGLFRNFF; encoded by the exons ATGAGCGTAATCGATTTTCTCCTCAG TTGGCAGATTATACTACAACCTTTGCTGAAGATGATCCGCCGACTATTCAGTACGCTCATTGCGGATTACCCTCCGGCGGGAGAGTTTTTACCTTCAGCGCCTCACCCCAGCAATCGGCAACCGTCTGGAGGTGGAGCGGATGTGGTACCTCCGGCTTTTCGCACCAATTCGCTACAATCCTTGAGCTGGCTGCACGCTATTTCGCCCTGCTTTCCAGTGTCAGGCGATTGTATAGAGGTCATCCGTGAGCCGAGCACGTTCTACAACACGCTGCTAGATAAATGTTCCGTCGCGAGTCGAAGGATCATGCTCGCCAGTCTATACCTTGGCACGGGCAACCTCGAAACGCAACTGGTTGCCGCAATCCATGAAAATCTGCGTAACAATGTGCAGCTGAAGGTGGACGTCCTGCTGGACTTCACGCGAGGTACACGGGGTGTGCGCAATAGCCAAACCACCCTAATGCCCTTGGTGGAAGAGACGGATAATTTCCGCCTTTCGCTCTACCACACGCCGGTTCTGCGTGGACTCACGAAACGGCTCGCTCCACCGCGATGGAACGAGCTGCTCGGCATACAGCACATGAAACTTTACCTGGTGGATGACACGGTCATCATTTCCGGTGCGAATCTGTCGAACGATTACTTCACCAATCGGCAGGATCGGTACGTGATGATCGAGGACCGACGGCTTGCGGACTTTTACGCCAATTTCCTATCGAAGGTGCAAGAGTTTAGTCTGACGGTTGGACGTGACGGTGCTACCCGTATGCATGACACCTGGACCATGCTGCCGTATAAATGTGCGCAACTCGAGTTTGCAACTGAAGCACGGGACCGCATCCGAACGTACTTTCGGAGCGTGATGGAGGAACAGCGAGCGGTTTGTGAGCGGGAAGACGCACAACAGGCGGACACGTGGATATTTCCACTGATCGAAATGGGACAGCTCGGTATTCATCATGACAGTTTGGCCACGAAGCAGTTGCTTTCCGGGTGCTTAGCTGGTTCGCAGCTACGGTTAGCAACGGGATACTTCAACTTAACGGAGACGTACATGAACACGCTGACAAATGATTGTCAAGCACAATGTAATATCTTAATGGCACACCCGAAC GCTAATGGATTTCTCGGAGCAAAGGGACCAGCAGGCGGTATCCCAGCTGCATACTCCCTGCTAGCTCGCAAATTTCTCGAGATGCTAAAATCCTCCGGACAAAGCCATCGGGTGGAACTGTTAGAGTACGAACGGGCCGGGTGGACGTACCACGCGAAGGGTCTGTGGTACTATCTACCCGATTCGCCCCTCCCAAACGTCACCCTGATCGGTTCATCCAACTTGGGCGAACGGTCCGTCAACCGTGATCTTGAAGCCCAGGTCTGCGTGGTCACGAACAACGCCAACCTGCAGCGTAAGCTCGAAACAGAGTATCAAAATCTGCTGCAACACGCGGCCACAGCCGAAACGGAATTGATCAACCGACCGGTACCCCGCTGGGTTCGTGCCGTTGTCGGGCTGTTTCggaactttttctaa
- the LOC128708305 gene encoding delta(3,5)-Delta(2,4)-dienoyl-CoA isomerase, mitochondrial: MNKVAFSAIFSTLKTMVRPGVPIARNLCATVKSSGDTSEKYSFKTLKLTTPSPFVVHVEFNRPDRMNAFNRQLWTEIKDCFDQLHNDPDCRVVVLSGGSSKHFTAGIDLFDMMKLGQELGAIEEVGRRGRLLEGTIKLYQDCISSLEQCYKPVIVAIHAACIGAGLNLITAADIRYCTRDAFFSLKEVDIGLAADVGALQRFPRVVGNQSWVRELSFTARKFASDEAFNHGLVSRLFDNREELLQGAMKLAEEIASKSPIAVQGTKKNLVFSGDHTIQEGLDHIRGINMLNLQSEDFLNAIMASQSKETPVFAKL; this comes from the exons ATGAATAAAGTTGCCTTTAGTGCTATTTTCTCCACTCTCAAAACGATGGTCCGACCAGGAG tACCGATCGCTCGCAATCTTTGCGCAACGGTTAAAAGTTCAGGAGATACGTCCGAGAAATATAGCTTTAAAACGCTCAAGCTGACGACGCCGTCTCCGTTCGTGGTGCATGTCGAGTTCAATCGCCCCGATCGTATGAACGCCTTCAATCGGCAGCTGTGGACGGAAATCAAAGATTGTTTTGATCAGCTGCACAATGATCCCGATTGCCGGGTGGTGGTACTGTCAGGCGGTTCCTCCAAACACTTCACGGCCGGCATTGACCTGTTCGATATGATGAAGCTGGGCCAAGAGTTGGGTGCTATCGAGGAAGTGGGACGACGTGGTCGGCTGCTCGAGGGAACTATCAAACTCTACCAGGACTGTATCAGTTCGCTGGAGCAATGCTATAAACCGGTCATCGTTGCGATACatgctgcttgcatcggtgcgGGCCTCAATCTGATCACGGCGGCCGATATAAGGTATTGCACTCGTGATGCTTTTTTCTCGTTGAAAGAGGTGGACATCGGTTTGGCGGCCGATGTTGGAGCATTGCAGCGTTTCCCACGTGTCGTCGGTAATCAGAGCTGGGTGCGAGAGCTAAGCTTTACCGCTCGTAAGTTTGCGAGCGACGAAGCGTTCAACCATGGGCTAGTGTCTCGACTCTTTGACAATCGGGAAGAATTGCTGCAGGGAGCGATGAAGCTAGCGGAAGAGATCGCCAGCAAGAGTCCGATAGCAGTGCAGGGAACGAAGAAAAATCTTGTCTTTTCTGGTGATCATACCATACAGGAAGGGCTGGACCACATACGCGGAATCAACATGCTTAACCTACAGAGTGAAGATTTCCTGAACGCAATTATGGCATCACAAAGCAAGGAAACGCCGGTATTTGCCAAACTGTAA
- the LOC128717804 gene encoding sodium/bile acid cotransporter 5-like → MACPIYKLLLFIALLIIQVIATCKATLIANEDEQDNLGRVSSVDWEVIYNPPNLNMDMDTMRNITVRIDHIKPTDLDDIRTIQLRSEREHVAWVENGTIVIEPLVASVAYNGSFSIVANFLGQTKLFVELVRKNGSTERLKSSTLPVTVIRPERVIDHVFTGSVILLISILYINFGAALDVGALRQIVRRPVGPVIGFICQFVFMPLLSYGLGHLLFPDNYELQLGLFFTGVSPAGGASNIWTVALGGNFTLSIAMTTISTLAAFGMMPLWIFTLGRTIFQRANLVVPYSRIAYTAVGLVVPISAGLLIQRYCPRFSNLLVRILKPMSVILILFIVIFAIVTNLYLFELFSWQIILAGLGLPLIGYCFGFLACHLMRLPLADSLAISVETGIQNTGIAIFLLRFALEQPAADLTTVIPVSNAIMTPLPLLLLLIGLRIHERTRGRAENSLIPKCDTDPVVEATP, encoded by the exons ATGGCCTGCCCCATCTATAAGCTGCTGCTATTCATTGCCCTACTGATAATTCAAGTGATAGCCACCTGCAAAGCCACTTTAATAGCCAACGAGGATGAGCAGGATAACCTCGGCCGGGTGTCCAGTGTAGACTGGGAAGTCATTTATAATCCGCCTAATCTTAATATGGATATGGATACGATGCGAAACATAACCGTACGAATCGATCACATCAAACCAACGGATTTGGACGACATTCGCACAATACAATTAAGAAGCGAGCGGGAACACGTGGCCTGGGTTGAAAACGGAACGATCGTTATTGAGCCGCTCGTCGCGTCCGTCGCGTACAATGGGTCATTTAGCATCGTTGCGAACTTTCTTGGACAGACAAAACTTTTCGTTGAATTGGTGCGTAAGAACGGGTCTACCGAGCGGCTTAAATCGTCCACCCTTCCCGTGACCGTCATCCGTCCCGAACGCGTCATTGATCATGTGTTCACTGGTTCGGTCATACTGCTCATATCAATCCTGTACATCAACTTTGGCGCAGCGCTGGACGTCGGAGCACTGAGGCAAATCGTTCGTCGTCCGGTTGGTCCCGTGATAGGATTTATCTGCCAATTTGTGTTTATGCCACTGTTAAGCTACGGACTGGGACATTTACTTTTCCCCGATAATTACGAGCTACAGCTTGGACTGTTCTTTACCGGGGTTTCACCAGCCGGTGGAGCCTCCAATATCTGGACTGTGGCGCTGGGCGGGAATTTTACACTTTCCATCGCCATGACCACCATCAGTACGCTGGCAGCGTTTGGTATGATGCCGCTATGGATTTTCACCCTCGGTCGTACTATTTTCCAGCGCGCAAATCTTGTTGTACCGTACAGTCGCATTGCTTACACAGCCGTTGGGTTAGTTGTACCAATAAGCGCCGGTTTGCTCATACAACGTTACTGTCCGCGATTTAGTAACCTGTTGGTACGCATTCTTAAGCCCATGTCCGTGATATTAATTCTATTCATCGTGATCTTCGCTATCGTCACCAACCTGTATCTGTTTGAGCTGTTTTCGTGGCAAATTATCCTCGCTGGGTTGGGACTGCCGTTGATTGGTTACTGTTTCGGATTTCTGGCATGCCATCTGATGCGTTTACCTCTTGCCGATTCGTTGGCCATCTCCGTCGAAACGGGCATCCAGAATACCGGTATCGCGATCTTCCTGTTGCGCTTTGCCCTGGAACAACCAGCAGCCGATTTAACGACGGTTATTCCTGTCTCGAATGCAATTATGACACCGTTAcctttgctgttgcttcttaTTGGTCTACGAATACACGAAAG AACAAGAGGACGCGCTGAAAACAGTTTAATACCAAAATGCGATACGGATCCGGTAGTGGAAGCAACACCATGA